Proteins encoded by one window of Candidatus Paceibacterota bacterium:
- a CDS encoding GIY-YIG nuclease family protein encodes MTIDNFKKFKLPTKPGIYRFLGARNEVLYIGKATSLKERVRSYFSKDLNKMRGAQIGAMVLQARKIDWQVTDSVLEALLLEANLIRKWKPKYNTREKDDKSFNCVVITDEQFPRVLVLRKREIDFDELRTDKKAGGYKIKTIFGPFPSGGALRDAMKLIRKIFPFRDKCAPPKNGFNKPCFERQIGLCPGVCTGEISSVQYKKHISLLKLFFEGKKKALISGIKREMRNMAKKEKFEEAGRLKRMLFSLLHIHDVALIKREPFVTSESNFRIESYDIAHISGKQMVGVMAVLENGEVKKADYRKFKIRGFKSANDTGALAEVLERRFNHPEWQFPDLIVIDGGRAQLNVACKIIKALAVDSPVVSVVKDEKHRPREILGAMTAWGGREQQIFLVNSEAHRFAIRYHRELRDKISK; translated from the coding sequence ATGACTATTGATAATTTTAAAAAATTTAAATTGCCAACAAAGCCGGGTATTTACCGCTTTTTAGGGGCGCGTAACGAGGTTTTATATATTGGTAAAGCAACCTCGCTTAAAGAACGTGTGCGGAGTTATTTTTCAAAAGATTTAAATAAAATGCGTGGGGCGCAAATTGGTGCGATGGTTTTACAGGCGCGTAAAATTGATTGGCAAGTTACCGACTCTGTTTTGGAAGCACTTTTACTTGAGGCGAATTTAATTAGGAAATGGAAACCAAAATATAATACCCGAGAGAAGGATGATAAGAGTTTCAATTGTGTCGTTATAACTGACGAACAATTTCCACGAGTCCTGGTTTTAAGGAAAAGGGAGATTGATTTTGATGAGCTAAGGACTGATAAGAAGGCTGGCGGATACAAAATAAAAACTATTTTTGGCCCATTTCCAAGTGGTGGTGCTTTGCGTGATGCCATGAAATTAATTCGTAAAATTTTTCCATTTAGAGATAAGTGCGCACCACCTAAGAACGGATTTAATAAACCCTGTTTTGAAAGACAAATTGGATTGTGCCCAGGAGTATGTACTGGAGAGATTTCATCTGTCCAATATAAAAAACACATTAGTCTTTTGAAGTTGTTTTTTGAAGGAAAAAAGAAAGCACTCATTTCGGGAATTAAGCGAGAGATGAGAAATATGGCAAAAAAGGAGAAATTTGAAGAAGCCGGCAGATTAAAAAGAATGCTTTTCTCACTTTTACATATTCACGATGTGGCACTTATAAAACGTGAACCATTCGTCACTAGTGAAAGTAACTTTAGAATTGAATCCTACGACATCGCCCATATTTCAGGGAAGCAGATGGTTGGTGTTATGGCGGTCCTTGAGAATGGTGAGGTGAAAAAAGCAGACTATCGCAAATTTAAAATTCGTGGATTTAAAAGCGCAAATGATACTGGCGCCCTCGCAGAGGTTTTGGAGCGAAGATTTAATCATCCCGAGTGGCAATTTCCAGATCTCATTGTGATTGATGGGGGGCGGGCTCAGTTAAACGTCGCGTGTAAAATTATAAAAGCCCTTGCGGTTGATTCTCCTGTTGTTTCTGTTGTTAAGGATGAAAAACACCGTCCAAGGGAGATTTTAGGGGCGATGACCGCATGGGGAGGAAGGGAACAGCAGATTTTTCTGGTAAATAGTGAGGCTCATCGATTTGCCATTCGATATCATAGAGAGTTAAGAGATAAAATTAGTAAATAA
- a CDS encoding D-alanine--D-alanine ligase, translating to MSAIRVGVLRGGVSNEYDVSLKTGGSVLGVLPVHKYKGVDILMEKDGTLVVNGIRSKFGDLSRHVDVVFNALHGEFGEDGRVQQLLEASQIPYTGSSALASSLGMNKIISKEFAEKAGMKAPKHILLRREELEGLDIAEFSLNLFKSISQPRIIKPIFGGSSIGMTFASNYEKLRQGIEEGFKEEDVIMLEEHILGREVTCGVIDNFRGEKTYALPVVEIVPPEENDFFDYDAKYGGKSREICPSYLPIEIKKKVEEMAVKIHEHLGLRHYSRSDFIIGRNHIYFLEVNTLPGLTKESLLPKSLDVIGLNMSEFVDHIIRLALNK from the coding sequence ATGTCAGCGATTAGAGTCGGAGTACTCCGAGGAGGAGTTTCAAACGAATATGATGTTTCCCTCAAAACAGGAGGTAGTGTTCTTGGTGTATTACCGGTTCATAAATATAAAGGAGTTGATATTTTAATGGAGAAGGACGGAACGCTTGTTGTGAATGGAATACGTTCAAAATTTGGAGACCTCTCGCGTCACGTGGACGTCGTTTTTAATGCATTACATGGTGAATTTGGTGAGGATGGGAGAGTCCAGCAATTATTAGAAGCGTCTCAAATTCCGTATACGGGTTCATCGGCATTAGCATCTTCCTTAGGAATGAATAAAATTATTTCAAAGGAATTTGCTGAGAAAGCTGGCATGAAGGCGCCAAAACATATTTTACTTAGACGTGAAGAATTAGAAGGGCTGGATATTGCAGAATTTTCTCTAAATTTATTTAAAAGTATTTCACAGCCAAGAATAATCAAGCCTATTTTTGGTGGGTCATCAATTGGAATGACATTTGCTTCTAATTATGAAAAATTAAGGCAAGGAATTGAAGAAGGTTTTAAAGAGGAGGATGTGATAATGCTTGAGGAGCATATTTTGGGGCGCGAGGTGACGTGTGGAGTTATTGATAATTTTCGAGGAGAAAAAACATACGCTTTGCCCGTCGTAGAAATTGTCCCACCAGAAGAGAATGATTTTTTTGATTATGACGCGAAATATGGTGGAAAGAGTAGGGAAATATGTCCATCTTATTTACCAATAGAAATAAAAAAGAAGGTCGAAGAAATGGCGGTGAAAATTCATGAGCATCTGGGGTTAAGACATTATTCTCGCTCAGACTTTATTATTGGCAGAAATCATATTTATTTTCTCGAAGTTAATACTTTACCCGGACTTACCAAAGAGTCTCTTTTGCCGAAATCTCTTGATGTTATTGGATTAAATATGTCAGAATTTGTCGACCACATAATACGACTTGCCCTTAATAAATAA
- a CDS encoding type II secretion system protein, with product MNIKSNTKSEGRGFTLIELLVVIAIIGILSSVVLASLNTARGKARDAKRLSEMRQMQIALDLYYDNFGSYPDSDNAGCGGWDSSGNGTFITALVSNNFLSAHLIDPTTNDSCGNYAYYRYPAGYTGCTQSFYVLGVRNMESSGNPHPTSVGWSCPGRNWQAEFEWVVGKFEQ from the coding sequence GTGAATATAAAATCTAATACAAAATCCGAGGGTAGGGGGTTTACGTTGATAGAACTATTAGTAGTAATTGCAATTATAGGAATTTTATCGAGTGTGGTTTTGGCGAGTTTAAATACGGCGCGCGGCAAGGCGCGTGACGCAAAAAGGTTGTCAGAGATGCGTCAGATGCAAATTGCACTTGATCTTTATTACGATAACTTCGGTAGTTATCCAGATTCTGACAATGCGGGGTGTGGTGGATGGGACTCCTCTGGTAATGGGACATTTATTACAGCTCTGGTATCAAATAATTTTTTATCGGCGCATTTGATAGATCCTACAACAAATGATAGTTGTGGAAATTATGCGTATTATCGATATCCCGCTGGGTACACAGGGTGCACTCAGTCTTTTTATGTTCTGGGGGTTAGAAATATGGAATCAAGTGGTAATCCTCACCCGACAAGCGTGGGGTGGAGTTGTCCAGGTAGGAATTGGCAAGCAGAATTCGAATGGGTTGTTGGAAAATTTGAACAATAA
- a CDS encoding DUF5652 family protein, which yields MINIQQFFSREFMGQYLTNESQITSMGLALFVILMIWSLVWKGLALWKSAQLGKKWWFVALLLVNTLGILEMLYIFVFSKIKKEIK from the coding sequence ATGATAAATATTCAACAATTTTTTTCTCGAGAGTTTATGGGGCAATATCTAACAAATGAATCACAAATTACTTCGATGGGTCTCGCCTTGTTTGTAATACTTATGATTTGGAGCCTTGTGTGGAAAGGTTTGGCGCTTTGGAAATCAGCGCAACTCGGTAAAAAGTGGTGGTTTGTTGCTTTGCTTTTGGTAAACACTCTCGGAATTCTTGAAATGTTGTATATCTTTGTGTTTAGTAAAATTAAAAAAGAGATAAAATAA
- the mltG gene encoding endolytic transglycosylase MltG — MKIKSEKIRKTNKKQPRKTKSLDKKYLAFIFLVGVFFITIIALYLLGKSNSLAPDQNFIITVDPIKKVISDGQLATEDVEIRITQEIADKVYEILSDEVSSIASFANPSVKYVNINPGMRKEEIADVLAKKLKWSIDDEIKFLESKNELALADINSGEGFYFPAGYSFSTGTTPAEAATTIITKFNDEVTDRFASSTSDTVISLETALKIASIIERESNGKRDMRLISGIIWNRIFNGMSLDIDATLQYAKGTEKIGWWPRVVPDDKYIDSPYNTYQNKGLPPSPISSPSIAAIQAALNPKKTECLFYLHDKRRNIHCSITYKEHVANINRYY, encoded by the coding sequence ATGAAGATTAAATCTGAAAAAATCAGAAAAACTAACAAAAAACAGCCTAGAAAAACAAAGTCTCTTGATAAAAAGTATCTTGCCTTTATTTTTTTAGTGGGAGTATTTTTTATTACAATTATTGCTCTATACCTGCTTGGCAAAAGTAATTCTCTGGCGCCAGATCAAAATTTCATAATTACAGTTGACCCCATAAAAAAGGTTATTTCTGACGGCCAACTAGCAACAGAGGATGTTGAGATTCGGATTACCCAAGAAATTGCTGATAAAGTTTACGAAATTTTGAGTGACGAGGTTTCGTCAATTGCATCATTCGCAAACCCTTCAGTAAAATACGTAAACATAAATCCAGGGATGCGTAAGGAGGAGATTGCTGATGTTTTGGCAAAAAAATTAAAGTGGAGTATCGATGACGAAATTAAATTTTTGGAATCAAAAAATGAGCTCGCTCTTGCGGACATTAATTCTGGAGAAGGGTTCTACTTCCCTGCTGGATATTCATTCTCAACCGGAACAACCCCAGCCGAAGCAGCTACAACAATAATTACTAAATTCAACGACGAAGTCACTGACCGATTTGCGTCTTCAACCAGCGATACAGTCATCTCCCTTGAAACTGCGCTAAAAATTGCCTCCATTATCGAAAGAGAGTCAAACGGAAAGCGCGACATGCGTCTTATTTCTGGTATTATTTGGAATCGTATTTTTAATGGTATGAGTCTTGATATAGACGCAACACTACAATATGCCAAAGGAACCGAGAAAATAGGCTGGTGGCCTAGAGTTGTTCCGGATGACAAGTATATCGATTCTCCATATAACACCTACCAAAACAAAGGTCTTCCCCCATCCCCAATTTCTAGTCCAAGTATTGCAGCTATCCAGGCAGCACTAAATCCCAAGAAGACAGAGTGCTTATTCTATTTACACGACAAACGTCGAAATATACACTGTTCGATAACATACAAAGAACACGTGGCAAATATTAATCGCTATTACTAA
- a CDS encoding GIY-YIG nuclease family protein yields MDPVRGTKVMFYTYVLKSEKDGKCYTGCTNDLRKRLSQHNKGESVYTKNRGPFIVIYYEACLSKGHAMAREKYLKTGMGKRYLKNRLGASYL; encoded by the coding sequence ATGGATCCCGTTAGAGGTACTAAAGTTATGTTCTACACCTATGTGTTGAAAAGTGAAAAGGACGGGAAGTGTTATACTGGATGTACGAATGATTTACGGAAGCGCCTCTCCCAACATAATAAAGGAGAGTCAGTTTATACAAAAAATCGCGGACCGTTTATTGTTATTTATTACGAAGCCTGCCTTAGTAAAGGTCATGCTATGGCACGAGAAAAATATTTAAAAACTGGTATGGGTAAGCGCTATTTAAAAAACAGATTAGGCGCTTCCTACCTCTAA
- a CDS encoding NAD(P)H-dependent oxidoreductase produces the protein MDKNKKITIIIGHPDKSTYCGELARRYEKGAKESGHEVRIVAIGDLQFDPILHFGYKVIQPLEPDLIKLQEDIKWADHLVIVYPNWWGTMPALLKGMFDRMILPGFAFRFHKNGYMWDKLLTNRSAHVYITMDSPPLIARVMFGDNANEIKRDILGFIGFSPVSVTKIGAIKMMSDDERVDWLEKLEKHGQKVA, from the coding sequence ATGGATAAAAATAAAAAAATAACAATAATAATTGGTCATCCCGACAAGAGTACCTATTGCGGTGAGCTTGCTCGCCGTTATGAAAAAGGGGCAAAGGAATCTGGACATGAAGTGCGAATAGTCGCAATCGGTGATTTGCAGTTTGATCCAATATTACATTTTGGATACAAAGTTATTCAGCCACTTGAACCTGATTTAATAAAATTACAAGAAGACATTAAGTGGGCGGACCATTTGGTTATTGTTTATCCAAACTGGTGGGGGACAATGCCAGCGTTACTTAAGGGTATGTTCGATAGAATGATATTGCCTGGTTTTGCTTTTCGTTTTCATAAAAACGGATATATGTGGGATAAGCTACTTACTAATCGTAGCGCTCATGTCTATATAACAATGGACTCACCACCACTTATCGCTCGCGTTATGTTTGGCGACAATGCTAACGAAATTAAAAGAGACATTCTTGGCTTTATTGGTTTTAGTCCTGTTTCAGTTACAAAAATTGGCGCAATCAAAATGATGTCAGACGATGAGCGTGTTGATTGGCTCGAAAAGCTAGAAAAGCACGGACAAAAGGTTGCTTAG
- the ychF gene encoding redox-regulated ATPase YchF — translation MNLSIGIVGLPNVGKSTLFNALTKNSVPAENYPFCTIDPAIGIVSVPDERLEKLSTLSHSVKTIPAVVQFVDIAGLVKGAAAGEGLGNKFLSHIRETNAIAEVVRIFEDDKVIHVDGGINPLRDIETINAELALADLDTISKRLINIERDVKKGDKIAIFEKGILEKIKVALLEGKLASDVSLSPEEKIVLKTMHLITAKQFLYVLNKKAGGKNLDESPSDERYVALMKFLKDGNRSFVIVDAKIEDELKTFEGEEKETFRKELNAGNDDGIKDLIRAGYEMLGLITYFTTGEDETRAWTIPVNSSAPEAGTAIHNDFKDKFIRAEVVYCDDLLSSGSYAEARAKGLVRIEGKEYVVKDGDVIEFRI, via the coding sequence ATGAATTTATCGATTGGAATTGTTGGCCTCCCAAACGTCGGCAAGTCGACGCTTTTTAATGCGCTTACTAAAAACTCTGTTCCTGCGGAAAATTATCCATTTTGTACGATTGACCCAGCAATTGGAATTGTTTCCGTGCCAGACGAACGATTGGAAAAACTTTCGACATTATCTCATTCCGTAAAAACAATACCGGCCGTGGTGCAGTTTGTTGACATTGCAGGGCTCGTGAAAGGCGCAGCGGCTGGTGAGGGACTGGGAAATAAATTTCTTTCGCACATTAGAGAAACGAATGCAATTGCTGAAGTTGTTCGTATTTTTGAAGACGATAAGGTTATCCATGTTGATGGGGGGATAAATCCTCTCCGCGACATTGAGACAATAAACGCTGAGCTTGCTCTTGCGGACTTGGACACTATTTCTAAACGATTAATAAATATTGAACGTGACGTTAAAAAAGGAGATAAAATAGCAATTTTTGAAAAGGGAATTTTGGAAAAAATAAAAGTAGCCCTTTTGGAAGGGAAGCTTGCATCAGATGTTTCGCTTTCTCCAGAGGAAAAAATTGTGTTAAAAACAATGCATCTTATTACAGCAAAACAATTTCTTTATGTATTGAACAAAAAAGCTGGTGGAAAAAATCTTGATGAATCACCAAGCGACGAGAGATATGTTGCGCTTATGAAATTTTTGAAAGACGGGAACCGTAGCTTTGTTATTGTTGATGCAAAAATTGAAGATGAGTTAAAAACCTTTGAAGGTGAAGAAAAAGAAACATTTCGCAAGGAATTAAACGCTGGGAATGATGACGGTATTAAGGATCTGATTCGCGCTGGCTACGAAATGCTCGGTCTCATTACTTATTTTACAACAGGGGAAGACGAGACAAGAGCTTGGACAATTCCAGTTAATTCTTCTGCCCCAGAAGCTGGGACTGCTATTCATAACGACTTTAAGGATAAGTTTATTCGAGCGGAAGTCGTGTACTGCGATGATCTGTTATCGTCTGGTTCATACGCTGAAGCGCGAGCAAAAGGTCTTGTTCGCATTGAAGGAAAAGAATATGTGGTCAAAGATGGTGACGTGATTGAATTTAGAATTTAA
- a CDS encoding class I tRNA ligase family protein: MEQYDHKKIEKKWQKIWEEENTFATSDDLSKPKSYVLDMFPYPSGEGLHTGHVKVYTASDVYARYKRLNGFRVLHPTGWDAFGLPAERFAIKNKVHPRVSVDNNVANFKRQMKAIGLSYDWDREIDTTDPKFYKWTQWMFLKMYEKGLAYEAYQPIVWCPTCQTGLSNEDLEGNACEICGTVAEKKPMRQWVLKITEYADRLVDDLEILKDWPESFKEAERNWIGRSEGSEIDFKIDGVDKKFTIFTTRADTLFGATYVVLSPEHKLISELRPNIKNWDEVAQYQEITSKKTEIERTSLGKEKTGVKLDGVWAINPANEEKLPIFIADYVLAHYGTGAIMAVPAHDERDFDFAKKFNLPIRTVIEPVTGEVQQNEEKRESIVALVRDPKNGKILSLNWGEKYGGQLFVGGGIEEGEDIESAAIRETKEETGYSEVRLIGTSEVIHHHYFAHSKGVARNIDAIGLYFELVGNKQEALSHDESEKGKFKVEWITESEAEKNVTDALHRYVFQKFIQNKVYTGSGILTESKDFSGIDSEEAKIKITEFVGGKIKTTYKLRDWVFSRQRYWGEPIPIIHCEKCGVVPVPEKDLPVVLPDVKSYEPTGTGESPLAEISEWVNTECPKCGGAGKRETNTMPQWAGSSWYYLRFIDPNNNEAFVDAKSEKEWMPVDLYVGGAEHATRHLIYARFWHKFLYDLGMVSSKEPFMRLEGVGLILAGGGVKMSKRLGNIVNPDEIVELYGADTLRIYEMFMGPFGQASIWETKSIIGPRRFLERVWKLQEKISDVKESDKTEVVINQTIKKVGEDIEGFKFNTAISQMMILTSALEAEEYISRKSFESLVLLLAPFAPHFSEELWAILGNENSINKSSWPVYEESKLVGGTVVVAVQVNGKLRDTLSFNNDVSEEGVAKEVMDSPRVKTWISDKKIKKTIYIKGRLFSIVTE; the protein is encoded by the coding sequence ATGGAACAATACGACCACAAGAAAATAGAAAAGAAATGGCAAAAAATTTGGGAGGAAGAAAATACTTTTGCGACTAGCGATGATTTAAGTAAACCAAAATCGTATGTTCTTGATATGTTTCCATATCCATCTGGTGAAGGCTTGCACACCGGACACGTTAAGGTTTATACAGCAAGCGATGTTTACGCACGCTATAAACGCTTAAACGGTTTTCGTGTACTTCACCCAACGGGATGGGATGCTTTTGGTTTGCCGGCGGAACGGTTTGCGATAAAAAATAAAGTTCACCCTCGAGTTTCTGTTGATAATAATGTCGCGAATTTTAAGCGACAAATGAAGGCTATCGGCCTTTCGTATGATTGGGATAGGGAAATAGACACCACTGATCCAAAATTTTATAAATGGACACAATGGATGTTTCTTAAAATGTATGAAAAAGGTTTGGCTTACGAAGCTTATCAGCCGATAGTTTGGTGTCCAACATGCCAGACTGGTTTATCCAACGAAGACTTGGAGGGTAACGCTTGTGAAATTTGCGGGACTGTTGCGGAAAAGAAGCCAATGCGACAATGGGTTCTTAAAATCACGGAATACGCAGATCGCCTTGTTGACGATTTAGAGATTTTGAAAGATTGGCCAGAATCATTTAAAGAGGCTGAAAGAAATTGGATAGGAAGAAGCGAAGGATCGGAGATAGATTTTAAAATAGATGGTGTAGATAAAAAATTTACTATTTTCACAACGCGGGCAGATACGCTTTTCGGAGCAACATATGTTGTTTTGTCGCCTGAACATAAATTAATTTCTGAGCTTAGGCCCAATATCAAAAATTGGGATGAAGTTGCTCAATATCAAGAAATAACGAGTAAGAAGACAGAAATAGAGCGAACATCTCTAGGGAAAGAAAAAACCGGCGTAAAACTAGATGGTGTTTGGGCTATTAACCCTGCAAATGAAGAAAAGTTGCCAATATTTATAGCCGACTACGTACTCGCTCATTATGGGACGGGAGCAATTATGGCTGTGCCTGCGCACGATGAGCGTGATTTTGATTTTGCAAAGAAATTTAACTTACCTATTAGAACTGTGATTGAGCCAGTTACGGGAGAGGTTCAACAAAACGAAGAGAAAAGAGAAAGTATAGTTGCGCTTGTGAGAGATCCTAAGAATGGGAAAATTTTGTCTCTTAATTGGGGAGAGAAATACGGGGGTCAATTGTTTGTTGGCGGAGGTATAGAGGAAGGGGAAGACATAGAGAGTGCTGCCATTAGGGAGACAAAAGAAGAAACTGGATATAGTGAAGTTCGTTTAATCGGCACTTCGGAGGTAATTCACCATCATTATTTTGCACACTCGAAAGGGGTGGCAAGGAATATCGATGCGATTGGTTTGTATTTTGAGCTTGTTGGAAATAAACAAGAAGCTTTGTCTCATGATGAATCAGAGAAAGGTAAATTTAAAGTTGAATGGATAACTGAGTCAGAAGCAGAGAAAAACGTGACGGACGCACTACATAGATATGTATTTCAAAAATTTATACAAAACAAAGTATATACAGGAAGTGGAATTCTAACCGAGTCAAAAGATTTTAGCGGTATAGATAGTGAGGAAGCAAAAATAAAAATTACAGAATTTGTCGGTGGAAAAATAAAAACGACCTATAAGCTCCGCGATTGGGTTTTTTCTCGCCAGCGATATTGGGGTGAGCCAATTCCAATAATCCACTGTGAAAAATGCGGGGTTGTTCCGGTGCCAGAAAAAGACTTACCGGTAGTTTTACCAGATGTTAAGTCATATGAACCAACAGGTACGGGCGAGTCTCCACTCGCGGAGATTTCAGAATGGGTAAATACAGAATGTCCTAAATGTGGCGGTGCTGGAAAAAGGGAAACAAACACGATGCCACAGTGGGCTGGGTCATCTTGGTATTACTTGCGTTTTATTGATCCAAATAATAATGAAGCTTTTGTTGACGCAAAAAGCGAAAAAGAGTGGATGCCAGTTGATTTGTATGTTGGTGGAGCGGAGCACGCAACGAGACATCTTATATACGCACGGTTTTGGCATAAATTTTTATATGATTTAGGAATGGTGTCGAGCAAAGAACCATTCATGCGTCTTGAGGGTGTTGGTCTTATTTTGGCTGGTGGTGGCGTAAAAATGTCCAAACGTTTGGGAAATATTGTTAACCCAGACGAAATAGTTGAATTATATGGAGCCGATACTCTTAGAATTTATGAAATGTTTATGGGTCCTTTTGGACAAGCTAGTATCTGGGAGACTAAATCAATAATTGGTCCAAGAAGATTTTTGGAACGAGTATGGAAACTACAAGAAAAAATTTCAGACGTTAAAGAAAGCGATAAGACAGAAGTTGTCATTAATCAAACAATAAAAAAAGTTGGAGAAGACATTGAGGGTTTTAAGTTTAATACAGCAATAAGCCAGATGATGATTTTAACAAGTGCCCTTGAGGCGGAAGAGTACATTTCCCGCAAATCATTTGAGTCATTAGTTTTACTCTTGGCTCCATTTGCGCCACATTTTTCTGAGGAGTTGTGGGCTATTTTGGGCAACGAAAATTCAATCAATAAAAGTTCTTGGCCAGTATACGAAGAGTCTAAATTAGTTGGTGGTACTGTCGTGGTTGCGGTACAAGTAAACGGGAAATTGCGGGATACGCTCTCGTTTAATAACGATGTCTCCGAAGAAGGTGTTGCAAAAGAAGTTATGGACTCTCCTCGTGTAAAAACATGGATTTCGGATAAAAAAATAAAGAAGACAATTTACATAAAAGGCCGTTTGTTTAGTATTGTTACAGAGTAA
- a CDS encoding sigma factor-like helix-turn-helix DNA-binding protein, translating to MPQINFKPKQVVKKLLAVLPERNFDVIVNRFGLGESSEAKTLDAIGKKYGITRERVRQIENFSLQSIKKSEVFEKEKEAFENLFSAVQALGAVVSEEELLAHFSDDRATQNHINFFLVLGDAFVRAKEDGHFKHRWTVDSEVSEKVHSSLKKLYEGLSDEEIVPEGELVTRFLGHLKDVSEKYRDEEILKRWLKLSKLIDRNPFGEWGRASSSNIRARGMRDYAYLVLRRHGSPMHFSEVAKAITTSFKKKAHVATCHNELIKDKRFVLVGRGLYALSEWGYNKGVVRDVIKELLKKEGPMSREDILRRVMKERYVKENTVLVNLQNTNNFKKNKSGLYVAV from the coding sequence ATGCCACAGATTAATTTTAAACCAAAACAAGTTGTTAAGAAGCTATTAGCCGTTCTTCCTGAGCGTAATTTTGATGTCATTGTTAATCGCTTTGGTTTAGGTGAATCAAGTGAAGCGAAAACACTAGATGCAATTGGTAAAAAGTATGGCATTACTCGTGAGCGTGTTCGTCAGATTGAAAATTTTTCTCTTCAATCAATTAAAAAATCAGAGGTTTTTGAGAAGGAAAAAGAAGCCTTTGAAAACCTCTTTTCTGCGGTACAAGCTCTTGGTGCAGTTGTTTCAGAAGAAGAACTACTCGCTCATTTTTCTGACGACCGAGCCACACAGAACCATATCAATTTTTTCCTAGTCTTGGGTGATGCCTTCGTTCGAGCAAAAGAAGACGGTCATTTTAAGCATCGATGGACCGTTGATTCGGAGGTTTCGGAAAAAGTTCATAGTTCACTAAAAAAACTTTACGAAGGATTGAGCGATGAAGAAATAGTCCCCGAGGGGGAACTAGTCACACGTTTTTTGGGACACCTTAAAGATGTTTCTGAAAAATATCGCGATGAAGAAATTTTGAAGCGTTGGTTGAAACTTTCTAAGTTAATTGACCGCAATCCATTTGGTGAATGGGGACGTGCTTCCTCTTCTAATATTCGTGCTCGTGGTATGAGAGACTATGCCTACCTAGTTTTGCGTAGACACGGTTCCCCAATGCATTTTTCTGAGGTTGCAAAAGCAATCACAACTTCGTTTAAAAAGAAGGCTCACGTTGCCACTTGCCACAATGAACTCATCAAAGACAAGCGTTTCGTTTTGGTAGGGCGTGGTTTATACGCCCTTTCTGAGTGGGGCTACAATAAAGGTGTTGTTCGTGACGTTATAAAAGAGCTTTTAAAAAAAGAAGGACCAATGAGTCGTGAAGATATCTTAAGGCGTGTGATGAAGGAGAGGTATGTGAAGGAAAACACTGTGTTAGTTAATCTCCAAAACACTAACAATTTTAAGAAAAATAAGAGTGGTTTGTACGTAGCCGTTTAA